The following coding sequences lie in one Gemmatimonadaceae bacterium genomic window:
- a CDS encoding DNA repair exonuclease, with product MHLSDLHLGYRQYQRLTPIGANQREADVALTFKRVVDRVIALHPDLIVVAGDVFHTVRPANPAILHAFHQFNRLADALPGVPIVIVAGNHDLPRASETGCILRLFEQENLHIVDFEARRLSFPALGVSVLAVPDVPGERPDLSPDPAARRNVLLIHGEVAGVIPRRAAMTDRATYEITEEELRAPQWSYVALGHYHVHRRVAPNAYYSGSIDYTSANTWGELAEEREAGLPGKGFIEFDLETGVHTFHPLPPSRVLAELAGFSGRGMTGAELDGAIRAAVDGCAGGIDNKIVRLVVRDVARHINNDLDHQALREYKRRAFHFQLELLRPDTRPLRGEAAPGHPQSLAEFVRERLRSRQLAPGVDREQLIERVFEYLDQATAAELVAAGEAEG from the coding sequence GTGCATCTGTCGGATCTCCACCTTGGCTACCGCCAGTATCAACGATTGACGCCCATCGGCGCCAACCAGCGGGAGGCCGACGTCGCGCTCACCTTCAAGCGTGTGGTGGATCGCGTGATCGCGCTCCACCCCGATCTGATCGTGGTGGCGGGGGACGTGTTTCACACCGTGCGGCCGGCGAACCCGGCCATCCTGCATGCGTTTCACCAGTTCAACCGGCTGGCGGACGCTTTGCCCGGCGTGCCGATCGTGATCGTGGCGGGCAATCACGATCTTCCGCGCGCCAGCGAGACCGGGTGCATTCTCCGTCTGTTCGAGCAGGAGAACCTGCACATCGTGGACTTCGAGGCGCGGCGGCTCTCGTTCCCGGCGCTCGGCGTGTCGGTGTTGGCCGTGCCCGACGTGCCGGGCGAGCGTCCGGATCTGAGCCCCGACCCCGCGGCGCGGCGCAACGTGCTGCTCATCCACGGCGAAGTGGCCGGGGTGATTCCGCGGCGCGCCGCGATGACCGACCGCGCCACATATGAGATTACTGAAGAGGAGCTGCGGGCCCCGCAGTGGTCGTACGTGGCGCTGGGTCACTACCACGTGCACCGCCGGGTGGCGCCCAATGCCTACTACAGCGGATCGATCGACTACACCAGCGCCAACACGTGGGGCGAATTGGCCGAGGAGCGCGAGGCGGGGTTGCCCGGAAAGGGGTTCATCGAATTCGACCTCGAGACGGGCGTGCACACGTTCCACCCCCTTCCGCCGTCGCGCGTCCTGGCGGAACTCGCCGGCTTCAGCGGCCGCGGCATGACGGGCGCGGAACTCGACGGCGCCATTCGCGCGGCCGTGGACGGCTGCGCCGGCGGCATCGACAACAAGATCGTCCGCCTGGTCGTGCGGGACGTCGCCCGCCACATCAACAACGACCTCGACCACCAGGCGCTGCGCGAGTACAAGCGGCGGGCGTTCCACTTTCAACTCGAGCTCCTCCGTCCCGATACGCGGCCGCTCCGCGGCGAGGCGGCGCCCGGTCATCCGCAGTCGCTGGCCGAGTTCGTGCGCGAACGCCTGCGCAGCCGCCAGCTCGCCCCGGGGGTGGACCGCGAGCAGTTGATCGAGCGTGTGTTCGAATATCTGGACCAAGCGACGGCCGCTGAACTCGTCGCGGCCGGGGAGGCCGAGGGCTGA